The following coding sequences are from one Nicotiana tomentosiformis chromosome 3, ASM39032v3, whole genome shotgun sequence window:
- the LOC104121559 gene encoding aquaporin PIP1-1: MENKEEDVRLGANKYSERQAIGTAAQSDKDYKEPPPAPLFEAGELTSWSFYRAGIAEFMATFLFLYITILTVMGVSKSESKCSTVGIQGIAWAFGGMIFALVYCTAGISGGHINPAVTFGLFLARKLSLTRAVFYMVMQCLGAICGAGVVKGFGKTLYQTKGGGANVVNLGYTKGSGLGAEIVGTFVLVYTVFSATDAKRSARDSHVPILAPLPIGFAVFLVHLATIPITGTGINPARSLGAAIIYNQDHAWDDHWIFWVGPFIGAALAALYHQVVIRAIPFKSK, translated from the exons ATGGAGAACAAAGAAGAAGATGTAAGATTAGGAGCAAACAAATATTCAGAGAGGCAGGCAATTGGGACGGCAGCGCAGAGTGACAAGGATTATAAGGAGCCACCACCAGCGCCACTGTTTGAGGCAGGAGAATTGACGTCTTGGTCATTCTATCGTGCTGGAATTGCTGAGTTTATGGCCACTTTCCTCTTCCTTTACATCACTATCTTAACAGTGATGGGTGTTTCAAAGTCTGAATCCAAATGCTCCACTGTTGGTATTCAAGGCATTGCTTGGGCTTTTGGGGGCATGATTTTTGCCCTTGTTTACTGTACTGCTGGCATTTCTG GAGGACACATAAATCCAGCAGTGACCTTTGGGCTGTTCTTGGCAAGGAAATTGTCGTTGACAAGGGCAGTGTTCTACATGGTGATGCAGTGTCTTGGAGCTATCTGTGGTGCTGGTGTGGTCAAAGGGTTTGGCAAAACTCTTTATCAAACAAAGGGTGGTGGTGCCAATGTTGTAAATCTTGGTTACACAAAGGGATCAGGTCTTGGTGCTGAGATCGTTGGTACTTTCGTCCTTGTTTACACTGTTTTCTCTGCCACTGATGCTAAGCGTAGTGCTAGGGATTCACATGTCCCT ATTTTGGCACCATTGCCTATTGGATTTGCTGTGTTCTTGGTACACTTGGCCACAATTCCAATCACTGGAACTGGTATCAACCCAGCTAGGAGTCTTGGCGCAGCCATCATCTACAACCAAGACCACGCATGGGATGACCAC TGGATATTCTGGGTTGGACCATTTATTGGAGCAGCACTAGCAGCTCTATACCACCAGGTGGTGATCCGGGCAATCCCATTCAAGTCTAAGTGA
- the LOC104094502 gene encoding NAC domain-containing protein 53-like, which yields MGCSSRCPMGNRFHPTDREVLKYLIGFVRDEPLPCQNELMQQTDLYADKEPWQIFEAYDDHGTNKTRYFITPQKKEKPTWKSVPRTVEKGAWKPQSKGLEVFDDKGRLMGFVKSLKYIPPNKSPNNVNGEWLMTEYSLYDRYLGAREIKNKGFVVCKIKKKENPDDKKKGKTVVNDEIIRDVEEFINSALQEDNYGMWNDILVAMDDDQKNIEYIEGDELGDQLLALLGSEDNAEYIEWDEVEDDQLANLLDSADDIDLDAIEFI from the coding sequence ATGGGATGTTCTTCTCGTTGTCCGATGGGTAATCGCTTTCATCCAACGGATAGGGAAGTGTTGAAGTATCTGATAGGGTTTGTGAGAGACGAGCCCCTTCCATGTCAGAACGAGCTCATGCAGCAGACCGATCTTTACGCGGACAAGGAACCTTGGCAGATTTTCGAAGCTTATGATGATCATGGCACCAATAAAACTCGTTATTTCATAACGCCGCAAAAGAAAGAGAAGCCAACTTGGAAAAGTGTTCCACGAACTGTTGAGAAGGGCGCTTGGAAACCTCAAAGCAAAGGCCTAGAAGTGTTTGATGATAAAGGGAGACTCATGGGCTTCGTGAAAAGTTTGAAGTACATTCCCCCAAACAAATCGCCAAACAACGTTAATGGCGAGTGGTTGATGACTGAATACTCTTTGTATGATCGTTATCTCGGTGCTAGAGAGATTAAGAACAAAGGTTTCGTAGTTTGTAAGATCAAGAAGAAGGAAAATCCCGATgataagaaaaaaggaaaaacggTAGTTAATGATGAGATTATTAGAGACGTTGAAGAATTTATCAATTCCGCTCTACAGGAAGACAACTATGGAATGTGGAATGATATACTTGTCGCAATGGATGATGATCAAAAGAATATTGAATACATAGAGGGAGACGAACTTGGAGACCAATTACTTGCTCTGTTGGGTTCCGAAGACAATGCCGAATACATAGAGTGGGATgaagtcgaagatgatcaacttgcTAATTTATTGGATTCCGCAGACGATATTGATCTGGATGCTATAGAATTTATCTAA